A region of Salinibacter sp. 10B DNA encodes the following proteins:
- a CDS encoding NAD-binding protein, with protein MSDSSTNFENHVVILGWDALAHRITRQLVLADKKVAIITQQTDAREVIQETFAPANVQVHLSDLNDWSTFDTVNIEKSFKVFVNLDSEEDSLVAILNLKGLYDDLEFDVVLNNPELEDTFYAAGVTYAVSTRNLASKLTAGHLFEPEVARYTSDLLSAANGNDEEHDIQQYELLNSNEYVGQTWGDLFWDLKAQLNCVPIGIGRATPNAPGRDLTKLPDDDRPLRAGDHIILITAGTKEAELEAFFGTDEGVGR; from the coding sequence ATGTCCGACTCGTCCACCAATTTCGAAAACCACGTCGTCATTCTGGGATGGGACGCCCTTGCCCACCGGATCACGCGGCAACTGGTCCTCGCCGATAAAAAGGTGGCCATCATCACCCAGCAAACCGACGCGCGGGAGGTTATTCAGGAAACCTTTGCCCCGGCAAACGTGCAGGTCCACCTTTCCGACTTGAACGACTGGTCAACCTTCGACACGGTCAACATCGAAAAGTCGTTCAAGGTGTTCGTGAACCTCGATAGTGAGGAAGACAGCCTGGTGGCCATCCTCAATCTGAAAGGCCTCTACGACGATCTCGAGTTCGACGTCGTCCTCAACAATCCGGAGCTCGAAGACACCTTTTACGCAGCGGGGGTCACGTATGCGGTCTCCACCCGCAACCTTGCGTCCAAACTCACGGCTGGCCACCTGTTTGAGCCCGAGGTTGCCCGATACACGTCCGATCTGCTCTCCGCCGCCAACGGAAACGACGAGGAGCACGATATCCAGCAGTATGAACTCCTCAACTCCAACGAGTACGTGGGGCAAACCTGGGGAGACTTGTTCTGGGACCTGAAGGCACAACTCAACTGCGTGCCGATCGGGATCGGCCGCGCCACGCCGAATGCCCCCGGCCGCGATCTCACGAAACTCCCGGACGACGACCGACCGCTTCGCGCAGGCGATCACATCATCCTCATCACAGCGGGGACAAAAGAAGCGGAGTTGGAAGCCTTTTTCGGGACCGACGAAGGCGTCGGGCGATGA
- a CDS encoding NlpC/P60 family protein codes for MTRALDRTAPLFFLVPLVLGAGLLLVGCTSSRPPSTQQGQTTQTWSPSTAEDRLRSAAAEWQGTTHEWGGASTKGVDCSGLVQSVFADKFQLSVPRTTKEQARVGRVVSRSALKPGDLLFFRTAPKKRHVGIYLSDGDFLHASSSDGVRVSPLDRSYWSEHWWHARRLLRFSGSDASSSPNASRSSSDTAPVGW; via the coding sequence ATGACTCGTGCTTTGGACCGAACTGCACCGCTTTTCTTCCTTGTCCCTCTCGTTCTGGGGGCCGGTCTGCTACTCGTGGGATGCACTTCGTCCCGCCCCCCCTCGACGCAACAGGGACAAACGACGCAGACCTGGTCTCCCTCGACTGCAGAAGATCGTCTTCGATCCGCCGCTGCGGAGTGGCAAGGAACGACCCATGAATGGGGCGGTGCCTCCACAAAGGGGGTCGACTGCTCAGGCCTCGTCCAGTCGGTCTTTGCCGACAAATTCCAGTTGTCGGTGCCCCGCACCACGAAAGAGCAGGCCCGCGTAGGGCGCGTCGTCTCCCGTTCGGCCCTAAAGCCCGGCGATTTGCTGTTCTTTCGTACGGCCCCAAAAAAACGGCACGTTGGGATCTATCTCTCCGACGGCGATTTCCTGCACGCCTCCTCGAGCGACGGCGTTCGGGTCTCCCCGCTGGACCGGTCGTACTGGTCTGAGCACTGGTGGCACGCTCGTCGCCTGCTTCGCTTCTCGGGATCGGACGCTTCGTCTTCTCCGAATGCCTCCCGCTCTTCGTCCGACACTGCGCCGGTCGGCTGGTAA
- a CDS encoding GntG family PLP-dependent aldolase, translating into MLMIDLRSDTVTTPSEGMRTAMYEAEVGDDVYGEDPTVNRLQERIADRLGTEAALFVPSGTMANQICLHVLTDPGDEILLERGAHIFNYESGAAGLLSGIQLHPVEGNEGLLEPEQITAAIRPAGEVFPPTRVVSVENTANQAGGVVYPLDRIEAIAQTARENDLHLHLDGARLWNASAAHDVPERAYAAPFDLTWVALSKGLGAPAGSVVAGPQPLIDEARQTRKRFGGGMRQAGILAAAGLYALDHHRPHLSDDHAKAQHLAETIADLPSFEIDLDRVETNIVIFEVVDGTAASVVDTMEDHGVHLTPFGPTTIRATTHRDVSMAEVNEASTVLRSAYGST; encoded by the coding sequence TTGCTCATGATCGATCTTCGCAGCGACACTGTTACGACCCCCTCCGAAGGCATGCGTACGGCCATGTATGAGGCCGAGGTGGGGGATGATGTGTACGGTGAGGACCCAACCGTAAACCGTCTTCAGGAACGCATTGCCGACCGGCTGGGGACAGAGGCGGCTCTCTTCGTCCCGTCCGGCACGATGGCGAATCAAATCTGCCTACACGTGCTCACGGATCCCGGCGACGAAATTCTTCTGGAGCGTGGGGCGCACATTTTCAACTACGAAAGCGGGGCTGCCGGGCTGCTCTCCGGCATTCAACTCCACCCCGTCGAGGGCAACGAGGGGCTCCTTGAACCAGAGCAGATTACGGCCGCCATTCGCCCTGCCGGAGAGGTCTTTCCCCCGACGCGCGTCGTCTCGGTCGAGAACACGGCCAACCAAGCCGGGGGCGTGGTGTACCCGCTCGATCGCATCGAGGCCATTGCACAAACGGCCCGAGAGAACGATCTGCACCTCCACCTCGACGGGGCCCGCCTCTGGAACGCGTCCGCTGCCCATGACGTACCGGAGCGAGCCTATGCCGCTCCTTTCGACCTCACGTGGGTCGCGCTGTCGAAAGGGCTCGGGGCCCCCGCCGGATCGGTCGTCGCCGGTCCACAGCCATTGATCGACGAGGCCCGCCAAACCCGAAAACGATTCGGCGGCGGCATGCGGCAGGCCGGCATCCTGGCCGCCGCCGGGCTCTATGCCTTGGACCACCACCGCCCCCACCTGTCCGACGACCACGCAAAAGCCCAACACCTCGCAGAGACGATTGCCGATCTCCCCTCTTTTGAGATCGACCTTGATCGTGTGGAGACCAACATTGTTATTTTTGAGGTGGTGGATGGAACGGCCGCCTCGGTCGTCGACACGATGGAAGACCACGGCGTGCACCTAACCCCGTTCGGCCCTACAACCATCCGTGCGACCACGCACCGGGACGTGTCGATGGCGGAGGTGAACGAAGCTTCGACCGTCCTCCGCTCGGCGTACGGCTCCACGTAG
- a CDS encoding potassium channel family protein: MRNVTKWLGAVLGTLLLVGVFALPSIEQAYAPEAANIQNVGDTLWYALVTLTTVGYGDYYPVSAPGQIVGAIFVLSSLGVLGVLIGKIADLFTSYREHRRLGHHGTDATGHIVIFGWNPSTERIAEQVRVLGRQIVIVTPNRDHIDTIHDRFSDAVFPLHADFEDQTLLNRINLRQADRALLNIESDTDTLIHLLNLRKSFPDVEFVVAAQNEELRETFQNAGVAKAVSSDANAAHLIASVIFEPDVAAFAQDLITTARDNSDHDIQQYTVQPGSPIEQMNYGELFRTLYETRSVVPIGVSKADGEERTLLKLPADDVPLNAGDILVLIASGADITPLQNEWNLSLGGTG; the protein is encoded by the coding sequence ATGCGAAACGTCACAAAGTGGCTCGGTGCTGTCCTCGGCACCCTTCTTCTGGTCGGTGTGTTTGCGCTGCCTTCGATCGAGCAGGCGTACGCGCCAGAAGCCGCTAACATTCAGAATGTGGGCGACACGCTCTGGTATGCCCTCGTCACCCTCACGACCGTCGGGTACGGCGACTACTATCCCGTCTCGGCCCCCGGGCAGATCGTCGGGGCGATTTTCGTCCTCAGTAGCCTGGGCGTACTGGGCGTGCTCATCGGAAAGATCGCCGACCTCTTTACGAGCTACCGCGAACACCGTCGCCTTGGGCACCACGGAACCGACGCGACGGGACACATCGTCATTTTCGGCTGGAATCCCTCTACCGAGCGCATTGCGGAGCAGGTGCGAGTGTTGGGACGCCAGATTGTGATTGTCACGCCGAACCGCGACCACATCGACACCATCCACGACCGGTTCTCGGACGCCGTCTTCCCTCTCCACGCCGACTTCGAGGATCAGACGCTCCTCAACCGAATCAACCTGCGGCAGGCCGACCGGGCGCTCCTCAACATCGAGTCGGATACCGACACGCTCATCCACCTGCTCAATCTCCGCAAGTCGTTCCCCGACGTGGAATTCGTCGTGGCGGCCCAAAACGAAGAGCTCCGCGAAACCTTTCAGAATGCCGGGGTCGCCAAGGCCGTGTCGTCCGACGCCAATGCCGCCCACCTCATCGCTAGCGTCATCTTTGAGCCTGACGTCGCGGCGTTCGCACAGGACCTCATCACGACGGCCCGAGACAATAGCGATCACGACATTCAACAGTACACCGTTCAGCCCGGAAGTCCAATTGAGCAAATGAACTACGGCGAGCTCTTCCGCACCCTCTACGAGACCCGCAGTGTCGTGCCGATTGGGGTCAGCAAGGCCGACGGCGAGGAACGCACCCTACTGAAACTGCCGGCGGATGATGTGCCGCTGAATGCGGGGGACATTCTGGTACTGATCGCCAGCGGGGCTGACATCACTCCCCTGCAGAACGAGTGGAATTTGTCGCTGGGTGGCACCGGATGA
- a CDS encoding T9SS type A sorting domain-containing protein, with translation MTYVRYALCFVVFILVAHPSSAQVPQERLSTSLDMNAGLGWSVALNGDGSLALLGAAGETEAYVFTKTASGTWTREATLYRPGSSSFTFFGNDVALNADGTVALIADYYTEVDGNSQEGKVFVFAKSGGTWSYTTTLTASVGERLDQFGRSVALSADGSTALIGASRDDFDGTDNQGTARVFTRDAVGSWSQQEILLASDGTDGDYFGSAVALGDDGKTALVGAKGHDVNTNYGQGSAYVFGTDGTGTWSQKDKLLTADGEGGDVFGGSVALNADATTALVGAMGDDVDNDPQGSAYVFARNGPASWSQQDKLVATDGNEDDEFGESVALDASGTTALVGARKHDVTGGSDEQGSAYTFAGNGAGSWTQQRQLTAFDGADDDEFGNDVALSNDGTAALVGADGNNLKNDNQGSAYVINWPTAQACTQKSISTDKRVDFDPTGAAIVFSGVNKSGAVTVCDIENSPNGTDNISQSNVSSYRFVVDAANSLDFTSAEVRFAVNDLDGISTPSEVTIYKRSPAGVGDFSPLLPTEVDANGTSSIADDEIYASTSDFSEFVFASNSQSLPVELVGFRAHQVGEGTVTLSWQTASETNNAGFRIQHQGGSSEDRGGNTWETVARRDGAGTTVQPQSYQFTAKDLSVGTHQFRLKQVDYDGTTHVHRPTTVRVGTEKTLQLSTPAPNPAQKHTILSLAGTVNAKATLTVYNTIGQRVKTVFEGRLTGGGRERVRFDTTDLSAGLYLLRLTAGGHTQTERLTVVR, from the coding sequence ATGACCTACGTCCGCTACGCTCTTTGCTTCGTCGTTTTCATCCTCGTGGCTCATCCGAGTTCTGCGCAAGTGCCGCAGGAGAGACTCAGTACGTCCCTTGACATGAACGCCGGACTGGGCTGGTCCGTCGCTCTCAACGGCGACGGCTCGCTAGCCCTGCTTGGCGCGGCCGGCGAAACGGAGGCCTACGTCTTCACCAAGACGGCCTCAGGAACGTGGACCCGAGAAGCCACCCTGTATCGTCCCGGTTCGTCGAGTTTTACCTTTTTCGGAAACGATGTGGCCCTTAATGCCGACGGCACTGTCGCTCTCATTGCCGATTACTACACCGAGGTCGACGGCAACAGCCAGGAGGGGAAGGTCTTTGTCTTCGCTAAAAGCGGGGGGACCTGGAGCTACACGACCACTCTTACCGCCTCTGTCGGCGAGCGCCTCGACCAGTTCGGCCGGTCGGTCGCGCTCAGTGCCGACGGGTCGACCGCTCTCATCGGCGCCTCGCGCGACGATTTCGACGGCACCGACAACCAGGGGACTGCACGGGTCTTTACCCGAGATGCGGTCGGCTCCTGGTCCCAACAGGAGATCCTCCTTGCTTCCGACGGCACCGATGGCGACTACTTCGGCAGTGCCGTCGCCCTTGGCGACGATGGCAAAACGGCCCTTGTCGGGGCCAAGGGCCATGACGTCAACACCAATTATGGACAAGGAAGCGCATACGTCTTTGGCACGGACGGTACGGGCACTTGGAGCCAGAAGGACAAACTCCTCACCGCCGATGGAGAAGGGGGCGACGTCTTTGGGGGCAGCGTCGCCCTAAATGCGGACGCCACGACGGCGCTCGTCGGAGCAATGGGCGATGACGTGGACAACGACCCTCAGGGAAGCGCCTACGTCTTTGCCCGGAACGGGCCGGCCTCCTGGTCCCAGCAGGACAAGCTTGTTGCTACGGACGGCAACGAAGACGACGAGTTCGGGGAATCCGTTGCGCTCGATGCCTCCGGCACAACGGCGCTCGTCGGGGCCCGGAAGCACGATGTCACCGGCGGTTCAGACGAGCAGGGGAGTGCTTATACGTTTGCCGGGAACGGAGCCGGCAGCTGGACCCAGCAACGTCAGCTTACGGCCTTCGACGGTGCTGACGACGACGAGTTTGGGAATGACGTTGCCCTCAGCAACGACGGAACCGCAGCACTCGTCGGGGCGGACGGAAACAATCTCAAAAACGACAATCAAGGAAGCGCCTACGTCATCAATTGGCCGACCGCACAGGCCTGTACTCAGAAGTCGATCTCGACTGATAAACGCGTGGACTTCGATCCGACCGGCGCGGCGATTGTCTTCTCCGGCGTGAATAAATCGGGCGCCGTTACCGTGTGCGACATTGAGAATTCCCCGAACGGGACAGACAACATCTCACAGAGCAATGTCAGTTCCTACCGGTTCGTCGTCGACGCCGCGAACAGCCTCGATTTTACCTCCGCCGAGGTTCGATTCGCAGTCAACGACCTCGACGGAATCTCGACGCCGAGCGAGGTGACCATCTACAAGCGCTCCCCCGCAGGCGTTGGGGACTTCTCGCCGCTTCTCCCCACAGAGGTCGACGCGAACGGCACGTCCTCCATTGCGGACGACGAGATTTACGCCTCAACGTCGGACTTCAGCGAGTTTGTCTTTGCCAGCAATAGCCAGTCACTGCCGGTTGAACTCGTCGGCTTCCGTGCCCACCAAGTTGGGGAGGGAACGGTCACACTCTCCTGGCAGACTGCCTCTGAAACCAACAATGCAGGCTTTCGAATCCAGCACCAAGGTGGGTCGTCGGAGGATCGGGGAGGCAACACGTGGGAAACTGTGGCCCGCCGAGACGGAGCTGGCACCACCGTACAGCCCCAATCTTACCAGTTTACGGCAAAAGACCTTTCGGTCGGCACCCATCAGTTTCGCCTCAAACAGGTTGACTACGACGGCACAACGCACGTTCACCGGCCGACAACCGTGCGGGTCGGGACGGAGAAGACTCTTCAGCTCAGCACACCCGCCCCGAACCCAGCCCAAAAGCATACCATCCTGTCGTTGGCAGGAACGGTGAACGCAAAGGCAACCCTAACGGTCTATAACACGATCGGACAACGCGTGAAAACAGTCTTTGAAGGACGGCTGACTGGGGGAGGTCGGGAGCGAGTGCGCTTCGACACCACTGACCTCTCAGCCGGGCTGTATCTGCTACGACTTACCGCGGGTGGACACACCCAAACGGAGCGCCTCACGGTCGTACGGTAA
- the mtgA gene encoding monofunctional biosynthetic peptidoglycan transglycosylase yields the protein MPLPSFSDFGDYRLAGHSLSVWSTRLGRAGRVGVTMAISLLATYLGGCVLALAVYAAVFPPITGVQLQRSLEATLSGTESSRTYTPVPLTAVDRSLLRSAVAGEDSRFFEHNGIDWEAVGEAVEEYREGEDLRGASTITQQLVKNLFLTTHSTYVRKALEVPLTYAAELLLSKRRILELYLNVIEWGPGVYGAEAAAQYHYGISARHLNRYQAAALAACIPNPRVRRPETVGWYQRIILGRLENLPPLPL from the coding sequence ATGCCGCTGCCCTCGTTCTCCGATTTCGGTGACTACCGCCTCGCGGGGCATTCCCTCTCCGTGTGGAGCACCCGGCTCGGCCGAGCGGGCCGGGTCGGCGTGACGATGGCCATCTCCCTGTTGGCCACCTATCTCGGGGGATGTGTGTTGGCCCTTGCGGTATACGCGGCTGTATTTCCTCCCATCACGGGCGTGCAACTGCAACGGAGTCTCGAAGCGACCCTTTCGGGAACCGAATCCTCTCGCACGTACACGCCGGTCCCGCTCACGGCCGTGGACCGGTCCCTTCTGCGCTCCGCCGTAGCAGGCGAGGACAGCCGGTTCTTTGAGCACAACGGCATTGACTGGGAAGCGGTCGGCGAGGCCGTGGAGGAATACCGAGAGGGAGAAGACCTTCGGGGCGCCTCTACCATCACGCAGCAGCTCGTGAAAAACCTCTTCCTCACCACTCACAGCACCTACGTTCGCAAAGCGTTGGAGGTACCGCTAACGTATGCGGCGGAGCTCCTGCTCTCGAAGCGGCGCATCCTGGAGCTCTACCTGAACGTGATTGAGTGGGGACCGGGAGTGTATGGAGCCGAGGCTGCTGCCCAATATCACTACGGCATCTCTGCCCGGCACCTGAACCGGTATCAGGCGGCCGCGCTCGCCGCCTGCATTCCAAATCCGCGCGTCCGCCGTCCCGAAACGGTGGGATGGTACCAACGGATCATCCTGGGCCGCCTGGAAAACCTACCGCCCCTGCCGCTGTGA
- a CDS encoding BrxA/BrxB family bacilliredoxin, whose translation MPYPKAMVDPMREELTRLGVEELRTAEEVDDAFEDADDTMLLVINSVCGCAAGNARPAVAMAREADVQPDRYVTVFAGQDEEATAQVRDQYLAGIPPSSPFLALFRDGQPVYVVERKHIEGRSANAIAADLVEAFEAYCTDEEPPSDAPTRPDTGSADSGNGLPSTFQSIN comes from the coding sequence ATGCCGTACCCGAAAGCGATGGTCGACCCGATGCGTGAAGAACTGACCCGACTCGGGGTCGAGGAGTTGCGAACCGCCGAAGAGGTAGACGATGCGTTTGAGGACGCCGACGACACGATGCTCCTCGTCATCAACTCCGTTTGTGGCTGTGCCGCCGGCAATGCGCGGCCGGCCGTGGCCATGGCCCGTGAGGCCGACGTGCAGCCTGACCGCTACGTGACGGTCTTTGCGGGACAGGACGAAGAAGCGACCGCGCAGGTTCGCGACCAGTATCTGGCGGGCATTCCGCCGTCGTCGCCCTTTCTTGCGCTTTTCCGTGACGGACAGCCCGTCTATGTCGTGGAGCGCAAGCACATTGAGGGCCGAAGTGCTAACGCCATCGCGGCGGATCTCGTGGAGGCCTTTGAGGCCTACTGCACCGACGAAGAGCCGCCGTCGGATGCTCCCACGCGTCCCGATACGGGCTCGGCCGATTCGGGCAACGGGCTTCCTTCAACCTTTCAGTCTATCAACTGA
- a CDS encoding LpqB family beta-propeller domain-containing protein: protein MIIRRLLSLFGFVLALGVLASCGLFSDPTGTLHVATTTTGDTLDPNGYTVTMAEIDTTSEAAGVQDTVTVASTGTVAFGNLPVAEYEIALSGIQTNCTPRDGTPQRVSVSADDTTEATFAVTCAPALLDRIVFTSEREGEAPDRNPEIYAIRPDGTGLRRLTHNADGWTTDRDGKPVVSPRGRRVAFISHRDNDREIYTVTPNGKTTARITHNDWGGATRAWDHNPAFVPTGSTMVYDSHRRRADGLGSTSALYKISLYGGEPTALTSSPPAAQNPAVSPDGDMIAYETYRSGNHDLSVMNADGSQSRRLTKHEANDRAPVWSPDGREIVFVSERNGNSDLYAVTPDGSGLTPLTTHDAADSEPTYCPGGGPVVFTSRRDGNTNLYALNPDDRDQAPTPLTDHEAADGSPICSPDGERVAFVSRRDGNAEIYTVATDGTGRTRVTEHPATDEDPHWSPVR from the coding sequence ATGATCATTCGTCGCCTCCTCTCCCTCTTCGGATTCGTGCTCGCCCTCGGGGTGCTGGCAAGCTGTGGACTCTTCTCCGACCCGACCGGGACGCTGCACGTCGCTACGACCACCACTGGCGACACGCTGGACCCGAACGGATACACCGTCACGATGGCCGAGATCGATACCACCTCGGAAGCGGCCGGCGTTCAGGACACCGTCACGGTCGCGTCCACGGGAACGGTCGCGTTCGGGAACCTCCCCGTAGCCGAGTACGAGATTGCCCTCTCCGGCATCCAGACCAACTGCACCCCGCGAGACGGCACCCCGCAGCGGGTGTCCGTGTCCGCCGACGACACGACCGAAGCGACGTTCGCCGTGACCTGCGCACCGGCCTTGCTCGACCGCATCGTGTTCACCTCCGAGCGCGAGGGGGAGGCACCCGACCGAAATCCAGAAATCTACGCGATTCGCCCGGACGGCACCGGGCTGCGCCGCCTCACCCACAACGCCGACGGATGGACGACCGACCGCGATGGAAAGCCGGTCGTGTCCCCCCGTGGGCGGCGGGTTGCCTTCATCTCCCACCGCGACAACGACCGGGAGATCTACACGGTGACCCCGAACGGGAAAACGACTGCCCGAATCACGCACAACGACTGGGGCGGAGCCACGCGGGCTTGGGACCACAATCCGGCGTTCGTCCCGACGGGCTCGACGATGGTGTACGACTCCCACCGCCGACGCGCGGACGGGCTGGGGAGCACCAGTGCTCTCTATAAGATCTCCCTGTACGGAGGCGAGCCAACGGCTCTCACCAGTAGCCCGCCGGCGGCCCAAAACCCCGCCGTCTCGCCCGACGGCGACATGATCGCCTACGAGACCTACCGGAGCGGGAACCACGACCTTTCCGTGATGAACGCCGACGGGTCGCAGTCCCGACGACTGACCAAGCACGAGGCGAACGATCGGGCCCCCGTGTGGTCGCCGGACGGGCGCGAGATCGTCTTCGTCTCGGAGCGGAACGGTAATTCGGACCTCTACGCGGTGACCCCGGACGGAAGCGGGCTAACACCGCTCACGACGCACGACGCGGCTGATTCCGAACCGACCTACTGCCCCGGTGGAGGGCCCGTCGTGTTTACCTCGCGGCGGGACGGCAACACCAACCTTTATGCCTTGAACCCGGACGACAGAGATCAGGCCCCGACCCCGCTCACCGACCACGAAGCCGCCGACGGATCGCCGATCTGCTCGCCGGACGGGGAGCGGGTCGCCTTCGTGTCCCGGCGAGACGGCAACGCCGAGATCTATACCGTCGCGACGGACGGAACCGGCCGGACCCGCGTCACCGAGCACCCCGCCACCGACGAGGATCCCCACTGGAGCCCGGTCCGCTGA
- the greA gene encoding transcription elongation factor GreA, producing MADDKTVYMTEEGLEELKEELHRLRTEERSRIADEIAEARAKGDLSENAEYDAAKEEQGKLEARIAEIEDTIARARIVDESTVDDSKAYILSKVTVENVDTGDEQMFTLVSEQEADVSEGKISIESPIGQGLLGQEEGDEVEIDVPAGTVHFKITDISR from the coding sequence ATGGCTGACGACAAGACCGTTTACATGACTGAAGAGGGGCTCGAAGAACTCAAAGAAGAGCTCCACCGCCTCCGCACCGAAGAACGCTCGCGCATCGCCGACGAGATTGCCGAGGCACGGGCGAAAGGCGATCTCTCCGAGAATGCAGAGTACGATGCCGCAAAGGAAGAACAGGGAAAGCTGGAGGCCCGCATCGCTGAAATCGAAGACACCATCGCTCGGGCCCGGATCGTCGATGAATCTACGGTCGACGACAGCAAGGCCTACATCCTGTCAAAGGTAACCGTTGAGAATGTCGACACTGGGGACGAGCAGATGTTCACGCTCGTCTCGGAGCAAGAAGCCGACGTGTCGGAGGGCAAAATTTCAATCGAAAGCCCCATCGGCCAGGGACTCCTGGGCCAGGAAGAAGGAGATGAGGTGGAAATTGACGTCCCGGCCGGCACCGTGCACTTCAAAATTACCGACATTTCCCGGTAG